Proteins encoded in a region of the Spiroplasma endosymbiont of Amphimallon solstitiale genome:
- the lepA gene encoding translation elongation factor 4, with protein sequence MDKKYIRNFSIIAHIDHGKSTLADRILELTNAVSKREMKCQLLDSLYLERERGITIKLNSVQLKYQSLDGHTYLLHLIDTPGHVDFTYEVSRSLAACEGAILVVDAAQGIEAQTLANVYLALDNDLEIIPVINKIDLPSAEPEKVKEEIEKVLGLPVDYAPLISAKTGINIRDVLEAVIKYIPYPIDADDNEPLRALIFDSLYDKYRGVMAFIRIKTGVIKVGDKIRMMSTGAEYEITELGVRTPKEEKREMLTAGEVGWISGAIKIISDIHVGDTITSVINPADAPLPGYKTLKPMVYCGLYPIDTNKYQELKDALYKIQLSDASLIFTAETSQALGFGFRCGFLGLLHMDVIQERLEREYNLVLISTAPSVIYEVNLTNGEKLIIDNPAKWPTVQTIKSVEEPFVQVTIMTPEQYVGALMQLCQDKRGTYLDLKYADNLRRTLIYNMPLNEIVIDFFDKLKSISKGYASLDYELIGYQESKLVKMDILLAGNIVDALSVIVHKDFAYDRGRVLCEKLKKLIPKQNFEVAIQAAINNKIIARQTVQAVRKDVIAKCYGGDITRKRKLLEKQKEGKKKMKSIGNVELPPEAFRAVLKIDEEN encoded by the coding sequence ATCGATAAAAAATACATTAGAAATTTTTCAATTATTGCCCATATTGATCATGGTAAATCAACTTTGGCTGATCGTATTTTAGAATTAACTAATGCTGTTTCAAAAAGGGAAATGAAATGTCAATTGTTAGATTCACTGTATTTAGAACGTGAACGTGGCATTACAATTAAACTAAATAGTGTACAACTTAAATATCAATCATTAGATGGTCATACTTATTTGCTTCACTTAATTGATACTCCAGGTCATGTTGACTTTACTTATGAAGTATCGCGTAGTTTAGCAGCATGTGAGGGTGCCATTTTAGTAGTTGATGCTGCTCAGGGTATTGAAGCACAAACTTTAGCAAATGTATATTTAGCATTAGATAATGACTTAGAAATTATTCCTGTTATTAATAAAATAGATTTACCAAGTGCTGAACCAGAAAAAGTTAAAGAAGAAATTGAAAAAGTATTGGGTTTACCTGTTGATTATGCGCCTTTAATTTCTGCAAAAACAGGTATTAATATTCGTGATGTTTTAGAAGCAGTTATTAAATATATTCCTTATCCAATTGATGCTGATGATAATGAACCATTACGTGCTTTAATTTTTGATTCATTATATGATAAATATCGTGGAGTGATGGCATTTATTAGAATCAAAACTGGTGTAATTAAAGTTGGCGATAAAATAAGAATGATGTCAACTGGTGCTGAATATGAAATTACTGAATTAGGAGTACGCACACCAAAAGAAGAAAAGAGAGAAATGTTAACAGCTGGTGAAGTTGGTTGAATTAGTGGTGCAATTAAAATAATTAGTGATATTCATGTTGGTGATACGATTACTAGTGTTATTAATCCTGCTGATGCACCATTACCAGGTTATAAAACTTTAAAACCAATGGTTTATTGTGGTTTATATCCAATTGATACTAATAAATATCAAGAATTAAAGGATGCATTATATAAAATTCAATTATCGGATGCCTCATTAATTTTTACTGCTGAAACATCACAAGCATTAGGTTTTGGTTTTCGTTGTGGTTTTTTAGGGTTATTACATATGGATGTTATTCAAGAGCGTTTAGAGCGTGAATATAATTTAGTTTTAATTTCAACAGCTCCTTCTGTAATTTATGAAGTAAATTTAACTAATGGTGAAAAGTTAATAATTGATAATCCAGCAAAATGACCAACTGTGCAGACAATTAAAAGTGTAGAAGAACCATTTGTGCAAGTAACAATAATGACACCAGAACAATATGTTGGTGCATTGATGCAATTATGTCAGGATAAACGTGGAACTTATTTAGATTTAAAATATGCTGATAATTTACGAAGAACTCTTATTTATAATATGCCACTGAATGAAATTGTCATTGATTTTTTTGATAAATTAAAATCAATATCAAAAGGTTATGCCTCATTAGATTATGAGTTAATTGGTTATCAGGAGAGTAAATTAGTGAAAATGGATATTTTATTAGCAGGTAATATTGTTGATGCATTATCTGTTATTGTTCATAAGGATTTTGCTTATGATCGTGGGCGTGTTTTATGTGAAAAATTAAAAAAATTAATTCCAAAACAAAATTTTGAAGTTGCTATTCAGGCTGCTATTAATAATAAAATTATTGCTCGTCAAACTGTGCAAGCAGTTAGAAAAGATGTTATTGCTAAATGTTATGGTGGTGATATTACAAGAAAAAGAAAACTTTTAGAAAAACAAAAAGAAGGAAAGAAAAAAATGAAATCGATTGGTAATGTTGAATTACCACCAGAAGCATTTCGTGCTGTTTTAAAAATAGATGAAGAAAATTAA
- a CDS encoding prolipoprotein diacylglyceryl transferase, translating to MLNLDFVGPHGITDTYGGWFHVYAFAIMSGIFASIIASWVKFKRYRVPTDSLAWSIIFIIPASLFGASFLGKDDPDKSISFFEKFAFWKPGMSIHGGVLFGIIAGAIIFYFVGRKYKISLWIYGDLIIPNILLGQVLGRWGNFFNHELLGNVVSYDSLSWLPAFIRDNCFKLIGEPSGNPETINGEIVYRAPIFLYESIANLGLWLVITLVVPNLGKWFGKKPWKVEPDKFQFDFKDNFKYWGKITFNPKYWNKVNRDPKHLTWTKMWNEVYYYNQVPKNVVNKALSEVKPSGKKINDYINKSKKLYEINNPHHYRMMHAGVQMGLYFFGWNLIRFILELQRPPEDLFLINRPILDYTILLLITFFGLFLAIFAQFVAAKYLRSEGWTYEKEY from the coding sequence ATGTTAAATTTAGATTTTGTTGGACCTCACGGCATTACTGATACTTATGGTGGATGATTTCATGTTTATGCATTTGCTATTATGTCAGGTATTTTTGCTTCAATTATTGCTTCTTGAGTAAAATTTAAACGTTATCGTGTTCCTACTGATTCTTTAGCATGATCAATAATATTTATTATTCCTGCTTCATTATTTGGTGCTAGTTTTCTTGGCAAGGATGATCCTGATAAGTCAATTAGTTTTTTTGAAAAATTTGCATTTTGAAAACCAGGGATGTCTATTCATGGTGGTGTTTTATTTGGCATTATTGCTGGTGCAATTATTTTTTACTTTGTTGGTCGTAAGTATAAAATATCATTATGAATATATGGCGATTTAATTATTCCTAATATTTTATTAGGACAGGTATTAGGACGTTGAGGCAATTTCTTTAATCATGAATTACTTGGTAATGTTGTAAGTTATGATTCATTATCATGATTACCTGCTTTTATTCGTGATAATTGTTTTAAATTAATTGGTGAACCAAGTGGTAATCCCGAAACGATTAATGGTGAAATTGTTTATCGTGCACCAATATTTCTTTATGAATCAATTGCTAATTTAGGGTTATGATTAGTGATTACACTTGTTGTTCCAAATCTTGGTAAATGATTTGGTAAAAAGCCATGAAAAGTAGAGCCAGATAAGTTTCAATTTGATTTTAAAGATAATTTTAAATACTGAGGAAAAATAACTTTTAATCCAAAATATTGAAATAAAGTAAATCGTGACCCAAAGCATTTGACTTGAACTAAAATGTGAAATGAAGTTTACTATTATAATCAAGTACCAAAAAATGTAGTAAATAAAGCATTATCAGAAGTCAAACCTTCTGGTAAGAAAATTAATGATTATATAAATAAAAGCAAAAAACTTTATGAAATAAATAATCCACATCATTATCGAATGATGCATGCAGGTGTTCAAATGGGACTTTACTTTTTTGGATGAAATTTAATTAGATTTATTTTAGAGTTACAGCGCCCACCAGAAGATTTATTTTTAATTAATCGTCCAATCCTTGATTATACAATTTTATTATTGATTACTTTCTTTGGTCTGTTTCTAGCAATATTTGCACAATTTGTTGCAGCAAAATATTTACGTAGCGAAGGATGAACATATGAAAAAGAATATTAA
- a CDS encoding MSC_0882 family membrane protein: MSKIKFKLFDKFFSQKNRLSDKESYQKSTNNNTYFSNVVPPINKNKENIHNSDFNENDYNEKNYDGKNIQVTSSYIIPLQEKKTVPINENFTKEKDMYYDQPQTFNTMEIVSYKNSFKIPKPISREIKSEKLKQLILLFIGVMTLIIASTFIGLYFGMINIKIIPHPVITIPLAIIALTIILINIIEFVTLRREVDLYIERTLKGSLLPPNFIIRNYRKIHANLIIINWISISSYIVLGIIIGIMFLISGQKLTFIIQKWTVNVPDIIKDAITLTIILGVIFFIHMINIVIFKFRKRNIISYYGYEIINPQELNQYKKKINRICMIITIGFTALIFFAIVIPIFVLKRRKKK, from the coding sequence ATGTCTAAAATAAAATTTAAATTATTTGATAAATTTTTTTCACAAAAAAATAGGTTATCAGATAAAGAAAGTTATCAAAAATCAACTAATAATAACACTTATTTTAGCAATGTTGTACCACCAATTAATAAAAATAAAGAAAATATTCATAATTCTGATTTTAATGAAAACGATTATAATGAAAAAAATTATGATGGTAAAAATATACAAGTTACTAGTTCTTATATAATACCTTTACAAGAAAAAAAGACAGTGCCGATCAATGAAAACTTTACTAAAGAAAAAGATATGTATTATGATCAACCACAAACATTTAATACTATGGAAATAGTTAGTTATAAAAATAGTTTTAAAATTCCAAAACCAATTAGCAGAGAAATTAAATCAGAGAAGCTAAAACAATTGATTTTATTATTTATTGGTGTTATGACATTAATTATTGCTTCAACTTTTATTGGTTTATATTTTGGTATGATTAACATAAAAATTATTCCTCATCCTGTAATTACTATTCCATTAGCGATTATTGCTCTTACTATTATTTTAATTAATATTATTGAATTTGTGACATTAAGAAGAGAAGTGGATTTATATATTGAAAGAACACTAAAAGGGTCACTATTACCTCCTAATTTTATAATTAGAAATTATCGTAAAATTCATGCTAACTTGATAATTATTAATTGAATAAGTATTAGTAGTTATATTGTTCTTGGTATTATTATTGGCATTATGTTTTTGATTAGTGGTCAGAAATTAACTTTTATTATTCAAAAATGAACAGTTAATGTTCCTGATATTATTAAAGATGCAATAACTTTAACAATTATTTTAGGTGTTATTTTCTTTATTCATATGATTAATATTGTTATTTTTAAATTTCGTAAACGTAATATTATAAGTTATTATGGCTATGAAATTATTAATCCACAAGAGTTAAATCAATACAAAAAAAAGATAAATAGAATATGTATGATTATTACTATTGGTTTTACTGCTTTAATATTTTTTGCAATTGTTATTCCAATATTTGTATTAAAAAGACGAAAGAAAAAGTAA
- the topA gene encoding type I DNA topoisomerase, translating to MPSKLVIMESPVKSKAVQSYLGNDYLVLSSDGHIRNLAIKGQYGLGIDLETFEPIYKIDRKKMPKVKELKSKLKSITHVYLATDHDREGEAIAYHLDQVLATSNISSRITFNEITKDAILTAFKSPHSIDLPLVRSQEARRIVDRIIGFRLSNLLQKKIGSRSAGRVQSVALKLIATREREITNFISKEFWTINSTYQKKIILNCEKYKEELLVINNEQEAVAIKNALSDSYQVISVTEQNRKRNSLNPFTTSSLLQAASTQLNFSTAKTTLIAQQLYEGIDVNGTLTGFISYPRTDSIRLNDKFIENAKTLIVNEYGEQYLGQKKEQTNKKNVQDAHEAIRPTDLTMNNKRAIDFLNKDQLKLYNLIYFRALSSLMAPAQLISTTVLFKNNDYQFRLTGQQIKFKGFLMLDVESLENEELLVLPKFEKNQIIKVESVNLQQHFTKPKPRYTEAKLIKTLEELGIGRPSTYNPIMNTIKERGYVIIENKSFKATEKGLLTNDKLQEFFYDIINETYTSQVETQLDQIAHGNFDMHQVVKDFWVKFEPRIDDAFDKMTEFKIKPVLLDQDCPLCGAPLVQRTGRYGKFNGCSAFPKCRYIQKQLEKIKPCLVCTDGWMVVKSSKQNRKFLGCTNYPNCKHVEKYQEIASDKEVK from the coding sequence ATGCCATCAAAATTAGTAATCATGGAATCTCCAGTTAAAAGTAAAGCAGTACAATCATATTTAGGTAATGATTATTTAGTGTTATCTTCGGATGGACACATTCGTAATTTAGCAATTAAAGGTCAATATGGTTTGGGAATTGATTTAGAAACTTTTGAACCAATTTACAAAATTGATCGCAAAAAAATGCCAAAGGTAAAAGAATTAAAAAGTAAATTAAAAAGTATTACTCATGTTTATCTAGCAACCGATCATGATCGTGAAGGAGAAGCAATTGCTTATCATTTAGATCAAGTATTAGCAACAAGTAATATATCATCACGAATAACTTTTAATGAAATTACTAAAGATGCAATTTTAACAGCATTTAAATCTCCACATAGTATTGATTTACCATTAGTTCGTAGTCAAGAAGCAAGAAGAATAGTTGATCGTATCATTGGTTTTCGCTTAAGTAATTTATTACAAAAGAAGATCGGTTCACGTAGTGCAGGGAGAGTACAATCAGTAGCATTAAAATTAATAGCAACAAGAGAACGTGAAATTACTAATTTTATTAGTAAAGAATTTTGAACAATTAATAGTACTTATCAAAAAAAAATAATATTAAATTGTGAAAAATATAAAGAAGAACTGTTAGTTATTAATAATGAACAAGAAGCAGTTGCTATTAAAAATGCATTAAGTGATAGTTATCAAGTAATTTCTGTTACTGAACAAAATCGTAAGCGTAATTCATTAAATCCATTTACTACTAGTAGTTTATTACAAGCAGCATCAACACAATTAAATTTTAGTACTGCTAAAACAACGCTTATTGCTCAGCAATTGTATGAAGGAATTGATGTTAATGGAACACTTACTGGATTTATTAGTTATCCTCGTACTGATTCAATACGTTTAAATGATAAATTTATTGAAAATGCCAAAACATTAATTGTTAATGAATATGGTGAACAATATCTTGGGCAGAAGAAAGAACAGACTAATAAAAAAAATGTGCAAGATGCTCATGAAGCAATCAGACCAACTGATTTAACAATGAATAATAAACGTGCTATTGATTTTTTAAATAAAGATCAATTAAAACTTTATAATTTAATTTATTTTCGTGCCCTTAGTTCATTAATGGCACCAGCACAATTAATTAGTACTACTGTTTTATTTAAAAATAATGATTATCAATTTCGTTTAACAGGACAACAAATCAAGTTTAAAGGATTTTTAATGCTTGATGTAGAAAGTCTTGAAAATGAAGAACTTTTAGTTTTACCAAAATTTGAAAAAAATCAAATTATTAAAGTTGAGTCAGTAAATTTACAGCAACACTTTACTAAACCAAAACCAAGATACACAGAAGCTAAATTAATTAAAACATTAGAAGAACTAGGAATTGGTCGACCATCAACTTATAATCCAATTATGAACACTATTAAAGAACGCGGTTATGTTATTATTGAAAATAAGTCTTTTAAAGCTACTGAGAAAGGTCTTTTAACTAATGATAAACTTCAAGAGTTTTTTTATGATATTATTAATGAGACATATACTTCACAAGTTGAAACTCAATTAGATCAAATTGCTCATGGTAATTTTGATATGCATCAAGTGGTAAAAGACTTTTGAGTTAAGTTTGAGCCAAGGATTGATGATGCTTTTGATAAAATGACTGAGTTTAAAATTAAACCAGTTTTATTAGATCAAGATTGTCCACTTTGTGGTGCCCCACTTGTGCAAAGAACAGGAAGATATGGTAAATTTAACGGTTGTTCAGCATTTCCAAAATGTCGATATATTCAAAAACAATTAGAAAAAATTAAACCTTGTTTAGTATGTACAGATGGTTGAATGGTTGTTAAATCTTCAAAACAAAATCGAAAATTTTTAGGATGTACTAATTATCCAAATTGTAAACATGTTGAAAAGTATCAAGAAATAGCTTCTGATAAAGAAGTAAAGTAG
- the truB gene encoding tRNA pseudouridine(55) synthase TruB, with the protein MLKDYILLIDKPSFMTSQDCLVVIKKRLKLNKIGHTGTLDPLATGLMVVLVNEATKISDFILKSDKVYIAKMQLFLKTDTGDITGKIIESKPHLDLKESEIVKALEFYNNRQYEQIIPAYAAVKINGKKLYEYARENIPVELPKRKVYIKSLKLISFNNDLVTFEVVCSKGTYVRALVTDIARILHTSATLTYLKRIHQSGFDLSNALNLDVINEETVSKNHISIYDGVKNIMPAIVVDNSKSVIDGKPLVIDSTNEPYVLVVNSEHLPLAIYRNQKNNLYVSQRGFKRNEDIKIEKSKYSKSKIDV; encoded by the coding sequence ATGTTAAAAGATTATATATTATTAATAGATAAACCTTCATTTATGACATCACAAGATTGTCTTGTTGTTATTAAAAAACGTTTGAAATTAAATAAAATTGGTCATACAGGTACGTTAGATCCTTTAGCAACAGGACTAATGGTAGTACTTGTGAATGAAGCAACCAAAATTAGTGATTTTATTTTAAAAAGTGATAAAGTTTACATTGCAAAAATGCAACTATTTTTAAAAACCGACACCGGCGATATTACTGGTAAAATTATTGAATCAAAACCACATCTTGATTTAAAAGAATCAGAAATTGTTAAAGCACTTGAATTTTATAATAATCGTCAATATGAGCAAATAATTCCTGCTTATGCAGCAGTTAAAATTAATGGTAAAAAACTTTATGAATATGCTCGTGAGAATATTCCTGTTGAATTACCAAAACGTAAGGTTTATATTAAATCTTTAAAATTAATTAGTTTTAATAATGATTTAGTTACTTTTGAAGTAGTATGTTCAAAAGGAACTTATGTTCGAGCTTTGGTTACTGACATTGCTAGAATTTTACATACATCAGCAACTTTAACTTATTTGAAAAGAATTCATCAATCGGGTTTTGATTTAAGTAATGCCCTAAATTTAGATGTTATTAATGAAGAAACAGTTAGTAAAAATCATATTAGTATTTATGATGGTGTTAAAAATATTATGCCAGCGATTGTTGTTGATAATAGTAAAAGTGTTATTGATGGTAAACCTTTAGTTATTGATAGCACTAATGAGCCATATGTTTTAGTTGTTAATTCTGAACATTTGCCATTAGCTATTTATCGTAATCAAAAAAATAATTTATACGTAAGCCAACGAGGTTTTAAACGTAATGAAGATATTAAAATTGAAAAATCTAAATATTCAAAATCAAAAATTGATGTCTAA
- the ribF gene encoding riboflavin biosynthesis protein RibF: MSKPIIACWGFFDGIHQGHQALFKQLLVNSTINNYQTCIISFDRKPQSVISNKNNEVLLSNEDKIKTIAKYNFDYYWEIKFSKEIATLSPEQFISWLLANNVKAVVVNPNIRFGYQGQGNIKTLQQSSLQVYLCNDIIVNNNKVSSTYIKQLLQNKDISSANLCLQQEPYTISGKVVHGIKEARTINFPTANLSLLTNYALPRLATYITLTEVDNKWYQSMTVIMLRNNKPLVETYLLNFNQDLYGKIIKVRFLDFLRDNLKFTNLDDLKKQVDKDLIETIKYFANSSSKLLKP, translated from the coding sequence ATGTCTAAACCAATTATTGCTTGTTGAGGTTTTTTTGATGGTATTCATCAAGGTCATCAAGCCTTATTTAAACAATTATTAGTTAATTCAACAATAAATAATTATCAAACATGTATTATTAGTTTTGATAGAAAACCACAAAGTGTAATTAGTAATAAAAATAATGAGGTTTTATTAAGTAATGAAGATAAAATTAAAACAATTGCTAAATACAATTTTGATTATTATTGGGAAATTAAGTTTAGTAAAGAAATAGCAACACTTTCACCAGAGCAATTTATTTCGTGATTATTGGCAAATAATGTTAAAGCAGTAGTTGTTAATCCAAATATTAGGTTTGGTTATCAAGGGCAAGGTAATATTAAAACATTACAACAATCTTCATTACAAGTTTATCTTTGTAATGATATTATTGTTAATAATAACAAAGTTTCTTCAACTTATATTAAACAACTTTTACAAAATAAAGATATTAGTAGTGCTAATCTTTGTTTACAACAAGAGCCATATACAATTAGTGGTAAAGTAGTTCATGGTATTAAAGAGGCTAGAACGATTAATTTTCCAACTGCTAATTTATCGTTATTAACAAACTATGCATTACCACGTCTTGCTACTTATATTACGCTTACTGAAGTAGATAATAAATGATATCAAAGTATGACAGTAATTATGTTACGTAATAATAAGCCGTTAGTTGAAACTTATTTATTAAACTTTAATCAAGATTTATATGGAAAAATCATTAAAGTTAGATTTTTAGATTTTCTTCGTGATAATTTAAAGTTTACTAATTTAGATGATTTAAAAAAACAAGTGGATAAAGATTTAATAGAAACAATTAAATATTTTGCTAATTCTAGTAGTAAATTATTAAAGCCATAA
- a CDS encoding phosphotransferase, translated as MKFKTIKPPYQLELLKTKGLTNDLFLVNKHFFLKQSKDILQPFLNFTNQINVIKLIKSKKFTLPINEVNINNNKLLTLMPYYHNLITLSEQIINKQILEQISSLVKQLHNIKFDNKSLIKTWKGLEQLNLYCNLTTNNPCLEKITSEVIKWIATYQPTTIVLSHNDLTLNNFVKKNNCWYLIDWDFACWNDELFDIASFASESLTSETEINAWFNCFNLNNEQIIIAKKWMNYQNLIWYYWACYLYEQTNLNIYKEISESKLTNLLK; from the coding sequence TTGAAATTTAAAACTATTAAACCACCATATCAATTAGAATTATTAAAAACAAAAGGTTTAACCAATGACTTATTTTTAGTAAATAAACATTTTTTTTTAAAACAATCTAAAGATATTTTGCAACCTTTTTTGAATTTTACAAATCAAATTAATGTTATTAAATTAATTAAATCAAAAAAATTTACATTACCTATTAATGAAGTCAATATTAATAATAATAAACTATTAACCTTAATGCCATATTATCATAATTTAATTACTTTAAGCGAACAAATAATTAATAAACAAATATTAGAACAAATTTCATCATTGGTAAAACAACTACATAATATTAAATTTGATAATAAATCATTAATTAAAACTTGAAAAGGTTTAGAACAACTTAATTTATACTGTAATTTAACTACTAATAATCCTTGCTTAGAAAAAATAACCAGTGAGGTAATCAAATGAATTGCTACTTATCAACCAACAACAATTGTTTTATCTCATAATGATTTAACATTAAATAATTTTGTTAAAAAAAATAATTGTTGATATTTAATTGATTGAGATTTTGCTTGTTGAAATGATGAATTATTTGATATTGCCTCTTTTGCTTCTGAAAGTTTAACTTCTGAAACCGAAATTAATGCTTGATTTAATTGTTTTAATTTAAATAATGAACAAATAATTATTGCCAAAAAATGAATGAATTATCAAAATTTAATTTGATATTATTGAGCTTGTTATTTATACGAACAAACTAATTTAAACATATATAAAGAAATTAGTGAAAGTAAATTAACTAATCTATTAAAATAA
- a CDS encoding cob(I)yrinic acid a,c-diamide adenosyltransferase: MLKKGYIHIYKGEGRGKTLILNGMVIRALGNNLNVSYLRFLKNRPSGEINFLKQNTKLKIESFYESSQKFFWEMDEEEKNKLKQETNYGLTRLKLLSQSDNTDLIVVDEILGCIQNNLIKEQDLIEILKNKKSHIEIALSGRYASFALEQCANLISEVKSIKHYFEQGQIAREGIDY; this comes from the coding sequence ATGTTAAAAAAAGGTTATATTCATATTTATAAAGGTGAAGGAAGAGGTAAAACCTTAATTCTTAATGGTATGGTAATTAGAGCATTGGGTAATAATCTTAATGTTAGTTACTTACGTTTTTTAAAAAATCGTCCTTCTGGTGAAATTAATTTTTTAAAACAAAATACTAAACTTAAAATTGAAAGTTTTTATGAATCTTCACAAAAATTTTTTTGAGAAATGGATGAAGAAGAAAAAAATAAATTAAAACAAGAAACTAATTATGGTCTTACTAGATTAAAACTGTTAAGTCAAAGTGATAATACTGATCTTATTGTTGTTGATGAAATTTTAGGGTGTATTCAAAATAATTTGATTAAAGAACAAGACTTAATTGAAATTTTAAAAAATAAAAAATCACATATTGAAATTGCATTATCTGGTAGATATGCATCTTTTGCCTTAGAGCAATGTGCTAATTTAATTAGTGAAGTTAAATCAATTAAACATTATTTTGAACAAGGTCAAATTGCTCGTGAAGGGATTGATTATTAA
- the rdgB gene encoding RdgB/HAM1 family non-canonical purine NTP pyrophosphatase, giving the protein MTAKTLWFASNNIGKINELKSILQTKGYNVKSMLDLNSPLEINETGTSFIENAILKATTLAKLVNGPVIADDSGLEILALNNFPGINSARWKGEMSYHDAMLDILEQMEGETNRAAVFISAIAYVDFDHKITKAFIGKLEGEITTEIKGNDGFGYDQIFYVPVVHATLGELSLADKNKISHRNSAIQQLLTFLQEQN; this is encoded by the coding sequence ATGACTGCTAAAACCTTATGGTTTGCATCTAATAATATCGGTAAAATTAATGAATTAAAGAGTATATTACAAACAAAGGGATATAATGTCAAATCAATGTTAGATCTTAATTCTCCTCTTGAAATTAATGAAACAGGTACATCATTTATTGAAAATGCAATTTTAAAAGCAACAACACTTGCAAAATTAGTGAATGGTCCTGTAATTGCTGATGATTCAGGGTTAGAAATATTAGCTTTAAATAATTTTCCTGGTATTAACTCAGCACGATGAAAGGGAGAAATGTCCTATCATGATGCAATGTTAGACATTTTAGAACAAATGGAAGGTGAAACTAATCGTGCAGCAGTATTTATTTCTGCTATTGCTTATGTTGATTTTGATCATAAGATTACTAAAGCATTTATTGGTAAACTTGAAGGTGAAATCACTACTGAGATAAAAGGTAATGATGGTTTTGGTTACGATCAAATATTTTATGTTCCAGTAGTACATGCTACTTTAGGTGAATTGTCATTGGCAGATAAAAATAAAATTTCTCATCGTAATTCAGCAATTCAGCAATTATTAACATTTTTACAAGAACAAAATTAG